The Aeromicrobium yanjiei DNA segment GTTGTCCGGGAGGACGCTCTCGGGCCCGTCGCCCAGGTCGAGGTTCTCGGAGGTGATCGCGGCAGCCGAGCTGGTGAGCACCTTGGTGTCGCTCATCAAGAACTCGTCGTCGTCCTCGAGGCTCACATCGAGGACGGCCAGCGCGGCGCCGCCTGCGAAGAGGGCCAGGCTCGTGGCGAGGGCGACTGACCCAGCGACTGCTGAGAGCACCTTGGGGAGGGTCCAGTCCTTCGTCCTCGCCCCGTCATGCTCCCCCTCGGCCGTTACGGCAGCTGACGCCGCATCCACGTGCTCGGGCTCGGGCTCGGGCTCGGTACCGCCCTGGTCGAGCGCGAACGGGGGGTAGCGGTCGGTCATGAGCAGGACGTAGGCGGCGAGCCGGTAGACCCACCTGTGCAGGCCCATGACGAAGTCGAAGATTCCCGCGGGATAGTGACGACGGAAGAGCAGGACCACGGCCGCCACCAGGACCAGCACCCCGATGAGCCCCACCTGGGGCGTCCACGGAAGGTCGCTGTCGGTGGAGTAGGTCCCTACGCCGACGAAGAGCCCGACCACCAGGTAGTGCGGGATCGCGAGCAACCACCACTTGACCAGGACGAGGCCGCGGGAGAGGCGCTCGGGTCGCGGCAACACCAGACGCGCGGGATAGCTGGGGTCGTCACGCAGCGAGAACGGTGGGTAGCGGTCGGTCCCCAGCGCCCCGTACCCGTAGAAGCTCACGCGCCAGGACCAACGGAGCACCCCGACGTTGAAGTCGAAGAGCGCACGCGGGTATCTCCCCGTCACCAGGATCGCGAAGAAGGCCAGGAAGGTGAACACGCCGACTGTCAGCCACAGAAAGAACAGCACGATGTAGTGCGGGATGAGCAGGAGCCACTTGACCAGCCAGAGCGCCCGACTCGCCTGGTCCAGGTTTCCTTCGAGACGCAAGGGATGGATGACGGTGGCTGAGTCCGTGGCCATGGTTCCTCGATTGCCTAGATGGGCATGGGGGGTTTCCTAGGAGAAGCCTCCGCACCCGGTGGCGGAGTCACCAGAGGCCTCCGGCCACGAGTCCCGGGAGGCTAAGGTCCCGGGCGCAACGGATGACAAACCGGCGGTGGGGCCGCAGGATCTCGGTGTCCACACCGCGTTGAAAGACCCCGCGGTCGCAGGAAGGAGTGTCAGTGGGCACCCCTAGATTTGAGGTATGGCCACCAGCACAGCACCGACGACAGAGGATCTGTCCGACGTCGTGCGCTGGCAGGCCCGAGCCGAGGCGTACGCGATCGGCCGGATGGTCGACTATCGCGACGCGGAGATGGCACGGACTGCACTGATCGAGTCGTCGCTGCGGCGCAAGATCGAGCGATCCGCGATCGCGCTGACGATCGGCGAGGCGACTGGGATGTCGGAGGCGCAGATCCACCTACGGCTGTCGATCGCCGACCGCGTGCGCGAGAAGACGCCCCTCGTGTGGGAGGCATTCGTCGACGGGCTGATCGACTTCTCTCGGCTCCGCGACATCAGCGCGACCATCGAGAAGCTGCACCGCGAAGAATCCATCGCCCGCCTCGAGAGTCGGGTCATCGGCTACGCGACCAGCCACACCGGCGCCGAGCTGCGGCAGTGGCTGCGCCGGTTCGTCCAGCGTGTCGAGGCCGACCTCGCGATTGAACGGGCCGAGACCGAACGCGCCGACCGGCACGTGACGGTCACTCACGGGGATGACTCGATGTCCTGGCTCAACGCCTACCTGCCGTCCCACCAGGCAGCCGCCATCGAAGCCCGCCTTCGCAAGGACACTCGCAAGCCGGTCGAGCCCGATGACGACCGCACGGTCGCTCAGCGCGAGGCGGACCTGCTCGTCGCTTGGTGCACCAGCTCGGACGCCGCCACCTCAGCCGTTGACGCGAACATCGCGGTCACCGTCGGGGCAGACGTCCTCGCCGGTGCGACACCGGGGTTCGCGGAGTCGACCGACGGGGCCTGGGCTGTCCCGGCCCCTTGGCTTGCCGAGGTGATTGCGACCGGGAGCACGTTCTGGCACCGCATCGTCGTCGACCCGGTCACCGACGACGTCCTTTCGCACGAATATGTTGGCCGGTTCGCACCCGACACCCTCGCGGTTGCCCTGCAGTTCCTGCACGGGGTCTGCCAGGCACCCGGCTGCAGGGTGCCCTCGGGGCGGTGCGATCTCGACCACCGAATAGCCCACCCGGTTGGTCCCACCAGTGGCGACAACATGGGACCGCTGTGTCGAAGACACCACAACCTCAAGAGCCACGGCCTGCTCCACTGGTCGACCAGCCCACCGCAACCACCACCCGAGCCCCTCGTCATCGAGCTCTACCCACCGACGCCCTCCATCGAGATGGAGTACGTCGCGGCCTGACCCGAGCCGGACCGCGGATACACGGACCCACCAGTCCGTACCAGGATCTGTGGGGCCCGCTGTGCACACCTCCGCCCGCTGTGACCATGTGCGTGTGCGAAAGTCAGGCCGTGACAGGCACCAAGCAACTGCAACACCTCGGCCTCCTTTTCGAGGAGCGGGCACATGGTTGAGCAGAACGAGCATCCCCGACCGCGGCGCCAGCGAGGCAGGCGCATCAAGCGCGCAGCAGACGCCGAGACGGACGGCCAGCACTCCGGCCCGCCCCGCACCGAGCTCGAGACGGCGAGCCGGCTCACGAACTTTCTGCACGGCGACGACCGCGACAACAGCCCCGCGGTCCCGACGGGTTGGTCGGTGGTCAACCTCCTGCCCGCCCGATCCGTCCTCACCAACGGGAACCTCCACATACGACGACGTGGTCGGCTCTTCGCGACGATCCCTGCGCACACCATCAGCTCCTTCGCGCAGATCCCGTGGGTGCCGGGCCCGGTCAGCGAGTTTCCCGCGGTCGAGATGTGGGTCGTGGGCCATGACGGGAGGCCGCTCGCCGTGGTCCCGTGGGACACCCGGCTCGAGCGGTAGGTCAGGGAGGCGGGACTGCCCGTCCGACGCTTCGCCCACAGCGTCGACCGTGACGTCATCGCACGCGTCTGGGCCGAACGCCCCACCCGTGCGGTGGCCGTTCACGTCGACCCTGCTGCTCGAGCCTGACCCACGTCAGCGCAGCAGTCCGCCTGTCGCCCGCCGGACGCGCGAGTGCGCCAGCGCGGCACGGGCAGCGTTCATCCCCGGCCCGCCATGCACGCCTCCGCCCGGGTGCGCCGAGGCCGAGCCGAGATACAGCCCGCGGATGGGGGTCTCGGCGCGGCCGAGCCCCGGCACCGGACGGAAGACCAGCTCCTGGTGGAGCTGCGAGGTGCCACCGTTGATGGCACCACCGATCAGGTTGGCGTCCGCGTGCTCCAGCTCGTGCGGACCCATGACCCGTCGGCTGAGGATCTTGCTGCCGAAGCCCGGCGCGAGTCGCTCGATGCGCGCCTGCATGCGGTCGGCGAAGCGCTCGCAGTCGTCGCGGTCCCACGTGCCCCGGATGCCTTCGTCGCCGCCGTCGGCGAGCGTGTCCTGCGGGACGTGGGTGTACGCCCACAGCGACTCGGTGCCGGCGGGTGAGCGCGACGGGTCCGTCGTGGTCATCTGCCCCGCGAGCATGAACGGGTTCGCCGGGATGACGCGTGCGGACACCTGGCCGAGCGCCTCGGTCATCTGCTCGACGGAGTCCGCGACGTGGAACGTGCCGGGGTCGTGGGGCGGGCGGGACGCCCACGGGACCGGTCCGTCCAGCGCCCAGTCGACCTTGACCGTCCCGGGGTCGAGCTCGAACGAGCGCATCGACTTCATGGTCCGCGTCGGGAGGTCCTCGTCGATGACGAGCCCGCCGTAGAGGTGAGGTGCCACGACGTCCGCGACGACTGCGCGGCGGGCGACGTACCGCTCGCCGGCGGCGAAGACGGCGGTGGCGCGCCGGTCGGTCACCTGGATCCTGGTCGCCTCGGCCGACAGCACGATCTCGCCGCCCAACGACTCGAAGCGTCGCGCCAGGGCGTGGGCGAGCCCGCCCGCGCCGCCCTCGGGGGCCGGGAACCCGACGGTCTGCCCGAGCATCGACATCAGGACGCCCATGAGGCCAGAGCCGGGGGCGTTCAACGGGATGTCGGCGTGGCCGGCGTTGCCCGCGATGATCAGGCGGGGGCCGACGCCACCGAAGCGCGCTCGACCGAGATCGCTCGCGGGAGTCAGCATCGTCTTGACGAAGTCGAGGCCACCCACGCTGCGGAGCCGGGCCAGCGCACCGACGCCATGACGGACGGGCGGGAACGGCGACAGCAGGGCCTTGACCATCTGGTCGCCGATGCGGTCCCACTGCCCGCACAGCTCGAGCCAGGCATCGCCGTCCCCGGGATGGGCCTGCTCGAAGAGGTCCGCGGTCACCGTCCGGTCGCGGTGCAGCATCGCCCAGCTGCCGTCGGGCAGCGGGTGACCCAGCACGGCCGGGGAGTGCCGCCAGCGCAGACCGTGGTCCTCCAGGTCGAACGAGCGGATCGTCGGGGAGGCGTGGGCCAGCGGATAGAACGCGCTGAAGGTGTCGTGGACGAAGTCGGGGTGGACGTCGCGCGAGCTCTTGACCGCGCCGCCGACCTCCGCCTGCGCCTCCAGGACGACGACCGACCAGCCCTGGTCGATCAGGTGGTTGGCTGCGACCAGCCCGTTGGGGCCGGCCCCGATGACGACCGCGTCGTAGCTTGTGCTCATGCGGCCCTCCCGGTGACCGATCTGGCCAGGGCGACCGCGTTGCGGGCGATCCCGGCGATGGGGTTGCCGAGCGACCCGGTGAGGCCGTTGCCCGCCTCGCGGGACTGCAGGACGTTGCCCTCGGTCGGGGCCACCGGCGACGTGCGGTCGGTGGCCGCCAGCCGGAACAGCGGGCCGACCATCAGGTCGTAGAGCGCCGGCATCCCGGAAAAGCCCAGCTGCATCACCCTGTTGGACAGATTGACCTGGGTCCGGGCGCGCGGGTGGTCCAGCTGTCGCAGGGCGACCCGGGCGACCTTCTCGGGCGAGGACACCGGCGGGGGCGGTCGGCCGAGGAATCCGTCGTACGCCGCCGCCTGCTGGTAGATCGGAGTGTCGACGCCGCCCGGGGAGACGTACGCGATGTGGACGTCGCGCAGGTCACGGTTCTCCAGCTGCAGCTGGCGGGCCAGCGCCCGGACCCCCCACTTGCTGAGGACGTAGGGGCTCATCGAGGGGACGCCGATGTGCCCGATCACCGAGCCCAGCACCACCAACGTCCCGGCCTCCTGCCGACGCAGCACCGGCAGCACGTGGCGGGCGACGTTGATCGAGCCGGTCAGGTTGGTGCGCACCACCCCGTCGAAGACGTCGGCGGGCACCTCCTCGGTGCGGCCGTACGCAACCACCCCGGCGCAGTGGATGACCGCGTCGAGAACCGGGTGGGCCTGCTGCACCTGCTCGATGCAGGCGGCGACGGCGACGTCGTCCCCCACGTCGGTCGGCACCACCATGGCCGATGCGGCCCCGCGCGACCGGCACTCGGCCGCGACCTCCTCGAGGGAACCGGCCCCCCGGGCGACGAGCACCAGGTGGTCGCCTGCGTCCGCAGCCCGCAGGGCCGTGGCGCGGCCGCAGCCGCTCGAGGCGCCGGTGACGAGGATGACGCGCGGACCGGTCGTCATGGCTTGAGCACGACCTTGATGCAGCCGTCCTGCTTCTTCTGGAACATCTCGTACGCGCCGGCCGCCTCGGCCAGCGGCAGGCGGTGCGTCGCCAGCGACTCGGTGCCGAGCACGTCGGCGTCCTTCTGCAGGACCTTGACGATGTCGTCGGTCCACCGCTTCACGTGACACTGGCCCAGCCGCATCGTGATGCCGCGGTCGAACATCTCCATCATCGGCATCGGGTCGATCTCGCCGCCGTAGACGCCACTGACCGAGACCGTGCCGCCGCGGCGCACGGACTTGATGGCTGCCGTCAAGGCTGCCACCCGGTCGATCGCGAGCCGGTCGATCACCGGCTTGGCGACCGCCGAGGGAAGCATCCCTGCGGCGGTGATCGCCTTCTCCGCCACCGGGTTGCCGTGCGCCTCCATGCCGACGGCGTCGACGGTCCCGTCGGCCCCGCGGCCTTCTGTCAGGTCCAGGACTGCGGACGGGACATCGTCGACAGCGTCGAGGTCGATGACGTCGAAACCCCACTGACGGGCCAGCTCCAGTCGCTCGGGCACCCGGTCGATCCCGATGACCCGCACGCCGGCGTCCTTCGCGATGCGGGCGGTCATCTGCCCGATCGGCCCAAGGCCGAACACGGCGAGAGTCTGCCCCTCGGCGACGTCCGCGAACGCGAAGGCCTGCCAAGCGGTCGGCAGGACGTCCGAGACATACAGGTAGCGCTCGTCCGGCACCTCGTCGGGAACCTTGATCGGCCCGAACTGGGCCTGCGGCACCCGCAGGTACTCGGCCTGGCCGCCGGGGACCGCGCCGTACAGATCGGTGTATCCGAACAGCGACGCGCCCTTGCCGTACTGCGTGTTCTGCGTCGTCTCGCACTGGGCGAACAGTCCGCGTGAGCACATCCAGCAGTGGCCGCACGAGATGTTGAACGGCACCACCACGCGATCACCGACCTGGAGGTCACCGGCCTCGGGGCCGACCTCCTCCACGATGCCCATCGTCTCGTGGCCCAGCACGTCGCCGGGGTGGAGATACGGTCCGAGCACCTTGTACAGATGCAGGTCCGAGCCGCAGATCGCCGTCGACGTCACCTTGATGATCGCGTCGTTCGGCTGCTCGATGCGCGGATCCGGGACGTCCTCGACGGAGACGTTCTCGGTGCCCTGCCAGGTCAGTGCCTTCATGCCGTGCTCCTTGTCAGGACGCGGGGCGGTTCTCCGCGATGTAGGCGAGGCGGCGGAGCGTCTCGGTGTTGCGCCACTTGAGCGTGAGGCCCTTGATCGGCTCGGGGACGAGGACTCCGGGTCCGGCCACAGCCTGCTCCCGGATCTCGACCTCGGTGTGGGCACCGGAGGGCTTGAGCTCGATGACGACCTCCGCCTCCCCGATCGGCCAGCCGCGTGCCCGCAGCCGGATCATCCGCTGGGGGTCGACCTCCAGCACCTCGCTGTTGTCGTCGATCAGCGCGGGCCAGACGCCCACCGAGTGGTGGATCAGGCTGCCGACGGCGGGCCAGCTCTCGTCCACGTCACGCACGCGCGAGGCACCCACCACCCACAGCGGGTACGTCCAGCCGTCGGCCAGCACGTTCCAGACGTTCTCGGGCGAGGTGTTGATGATGCGAGTGTTGACGCTCATGGGTGGGGACTTACCCCTCGACGCGCGGCGTAACCTCTACCCCTCGAGCTCAGCCAGGATCGGAGCGATGCCGTCGACGATCTCGCGGGCGAGATAGCCCGTGCGACCGTGCTGGACGGACAGCCGCTGGCCGGCGGCGGCGTGCACGTAGACGCCCCAGCTCGCCGCCTGCGCCGGCTCCGCACCGCGGGCGAGCAGACCGGTTATCACGCCTGCGGCCGCGTCGCCGCTGCCGGAGGTGCCAAGACCCGAGTCCGCGGTCTCCTCGCGCCACACCGAGCCGCTCGGGTCCGCGACGTGCCCGAACAGGGAGACCACGCAGTCGTACGTGCGGGCGATCTCGATGGACTCCTCGTCGAGGTCGTCGTTCAGGTCGCGGTCGAGCAGGCGCGCTCCCTCGCCGGTGTTCGGGGTGAGCACCGGGTGGACCTTGCGCCCCTGCAGCAGAGAGCGGCGCTGCGACAGCGCTCCCAGGGCGTACGCGTCGACGACCAGCCGGGTGTCGGGCTCGATCACGTCCATCACCGCCTCGAGCAGGGCGCCGGTCTCGTCGATGTCGACCAGGCCCGGGCCGATCAGGACCACGTCGGCGCCGCGGACCAGGCCCTCGAGCTCCTCGTCCATCTGACCGCGCACGGCCCCGCGCTCGGTCTCGGGGAGGCCGACGACCAGCGCCTCGGGCACCGCGATGCTGAGGGCCGCCGCGGTGCTCTCGGTCGTCGCGAGCTGCAGCTTGCCGGCCCCGGCCCGCAGCGCGGCGATGCCGGCCAGGAGCACGGCGCCGGGGGTCGAGCGGGAGCCGCCCAGCACGAGCACCGTGCCGCGGGAGGACTTGTCGCCCTCGGGACGGGGCAGCGGCCAGGACCGCAGCCGTCCGGGGGTGAGGGTCACTGCTTGGTCATCGCTCATCGGCCGGATCCTCCTTGGTGGGTTCGGCTGCACTGTCGTCCTGCACGTGCGACACGTCGTTGAAGGTCTCGCGGCGCCAGGCGCCGCGGCCACCGGTCCAGCTGCTGAGGGACGCATTGCCGATCGGCGACTTGGCCGCCTCCTCGATCAGCGCGGGCTCCTCGAGGTCTTCCAGGACGTAGCGGACGAGGGTCACCACGACGTCGTGCGCGAACAGCAGGACCCTGCCTCCGGGGTGGTCCTGCTCGATCTCGCGGAGGACGGCCCGGAGCCTCAGGGCCACGTCCGCCCAGGACTCGCCGCCCGGCGGACGGTAGTAGAACTTGCCGTGCCGGGTGCGGCGCTCGGACTCGGCCGGGAAGGAGGCACGGATCCCCTGCGCGGTGTGCAGGTCCAGCACGCCGAGGTCGCGGTCGCGCAGCCGCTCGTCGACCCGACGAGGGACGCCGAGCCCCTCCATCGCGATCTCCGCGGTCTGCCGCGCGCGCAGGAACGGCGAGGTGATCACCAGATCGGGCCGCTCATCGGTCGGCAGGTCATGCATTCGCCGGGCGAGGCTCTCCGCCTGACGCCGGCCGAGATCGGACAACGGCACGTCGGCCTCGCGCTCCGCGACGTCGATCAGGTCCAGACCGTCACGCGCCGCCGATGTGGCTGCCACGTTCGCGGTGCTCTCGCCATGCCGCACCACACCGATCCACAGTTCGTCCCCCATGCGTCCACACCCTCGTCGTCGTTGGTGCTCCGCACGTACCCGCGTCGGCGACTTCCATGCCTGTCGGTCGCCGACGCGGGTGGCGGTGGTGACTACGAGACGTCGTTGCGGACGCCCTCGGCGGCCGACTGTCCCTCGTCCTTGACGTGCTGGGCGGACTGGGTGGCCGTGTCCTTCACGTCGGAGGCGGCCTCGGCGGCCTTCCCCTTCATGTCGTCGCCGACCTCCTGTGCCACCGACTTCGCGTGGTCGACCAGGGGCTGGCCCTGCTCCTTCGCGGTGTCGACGGCCTGGTTGGCGAGCTTGGCCTCGGCGTTGCTGGCGGGCAGCAGCGACGAGACGAGCCACCCGGCACCGAACGCGATGAGTCCGGCGGCGAGGGGGTTGCCCTCGGCCCGGCGCGAGACGGAGCCGGCCGTGTCCGACAGGCTGCCGACCGCGGACCCCGAGGCGTCCGACGCCGAGCCGGCCACCCCCATCACGCTGTCCTTGGCACCGGTGATCCGGCCCTTGACGCTGTCGACGCGACGGCCCACGACCCGACTCGGGCTGACCCGGTCGGCGAGGGCGTCGAAGTTGCGCGACAGATCCTCACGCGTGCTCTCGATGTCTTGCTCGATCACTTCTGGTTCTTTGCCCATTGGACATCCTCCTTGAGGGTTTCTTGAGTCCGGTCGAGTGCCGGGTTGACGGTCTTCATCTGTGCGCGACCCATCACGGCGAGGACCGCCGCGCCGATGGCCCACACGGCGAACACGATGAGGGCGGCCCACTGCAGGTCCATGCCCTCGCCGAGCAGGAACATCACGCACAGCGACAAGAAGAGCAGCGCGAAGTAGCCCGCCACGGCCGCTCCGCCGAGCAGCCCGGCCCCCTTGCCGGCCTTGGCGACCTCGGCCTTGGCCTCGGTCTTGGCCAGGTCGAGCTCGGAACGGACCATGTTGCTGAGGTCCGAGGCGATCTCGCCGACGATGTCACCGATCGACCGCGGGTCCTCGGCGGTCGGAGGCGTCTGCTCCGTCACTGTCGGCCCCCGGTGTTCTGACCGCCCGGCGCGAAGTCCGAGCTGGTGATGGGGTCGCCGGTCGGCGGCGCGTACGTCGGGGCGGGCGTCGGCGTCGCCGCAGGCGTCGCTGTCGGTGCCGACCCGGAGTCCGGCGTGGCCTTCGCGCCGCGGGTCAGACGCCCTGCGAGGACGCCGACCACGGCGGAGCCGGCGAGGAAGGCAGCCGGACGGCGACGGGCGAACCCGCGCACGTCCTCCACCAGGTCCATCGGCTGGCGACCTTCCAGGTGTGCGCTGAGCTGGTGGGTCTTGTCGGCCAGCTGCTGCGCGATGCCGGTGACGGTGCCGTTGGCGTCCGAGCCGGTGACCATGCTGTCGAGCTCGTCGGCCAGCTCGCCGAGCTTGGTCGCGAGACCCTTCAGCTGGGTCTTGGACTGCTCGTCGACCTGGCTCTTGAGGTCCGCCAGCAGGTCGGCGGCCTTGTCCTTGGCCTCCGAGGCGACCTTGGTCGCCTCTTCCATCGCCGTGTCCGCGACGCTCGAGGCGTGCTCGGACGCGCTGCCGAGAGCCTCCTGCGCGGTCTCCTTGGCCGACGACCCGGATCCGGTCGTGGACGTGAGACCCGTGTCGTGGGCGAGCTCGTCACCGATCGGCGACGAGGACTCCGGCAGATCTGTGCTGGTTGCGAGAGGGTTGGTCTCTCCGTACGAGGGTGTGGTCATGCGTCCTCCGTGTTGATGTGGTGGTGCCTCACCCGTGGGCCACGGGTGAGCGGAGCCGGGCTTCGTACGTCGTCAGTCGCGCGAGCGAGCAACGAGCGCGGTAGACGCCGCATCCTGCGAGCGCGATCGCCATGACGATCCCCACGCCGCCGGCTGCGAGCAGCAGCGACACG contains these protein-coding regions:
- a CDS encoding DUF4389 domain-containing protein encodes the protein MATDSATVIHPLRLEGNLDQASRALWLVKWLLLIPHYIVLFFLWLTVGVFTFLAFFAILVTGRYPRALFDFNVGVLRWSWRVSFYGYGALGTDRYPPFSLRDDPSYPARLVLPRPERLSRGLVLVKWWLLAIPHYLVVGLFVGVGTYSTDSDLPWTPQVGLIGVLVLVAAVVLLFRRHYPAGIFDFVMGLHRWVYRLAAYVLLMTDRYPPFALDQGGTEPEPEPEHVDAASAAVTAEGEHDGARTKDWTLPKVLSAVAGSVALATSLALFAGGAALAVLDVSLEDDDEFLMSDTKVLTSSAAAITSENLDLGDGPESVLPDNILGETKLEVRSLTGRDLFVGVGPTEEVRRYLADVPHDIFVDLHDGKPVFRHQPGTVLPAPPQSEDFWDATASGSGRLDLTWKPSGGDWTFVVMNADTRPAVAVDASIGAKFPIIAVIGVSLFAAAAVCFLIGIILIAIPLVLLSRRRRT
- a CDS encoding HNH endonuclease signature motif containing protein; protein product: MATSTAPTTEDLSDVVRWQARAEAYAIGRMVDYRDAEMARTALIESSLRRKIERSAIALTIGEATGMSEAQIHLRLSIADRVREKTPLVWEAFVDGLIDFSRLRDISATIEKLHREESIARLESRVIGYATSHTGAELRQWLRRFVQRVEADLAIERAETERADRHVTVTHGDDSMSWLNAYLPSHQAAAIEARLRKDTRKPVEPDDDRTVAQREADLLVAWCTSSDAATSAVDANIAVTVGADVLAGATPGFAESTDGAWAVPAPWLAEVIATGSTFWHRIVVDPVTDDVLSHEYVGRFAPDTLAVALQFLHGVCQAPGCRVPSGRCDLDHRIAHPVGPTSGDNMGPLCRRHHNLKSHGLLHWSTSPPQPPPEPLVIELYPPTPSIEMEYVAA
- a CDS encoding phytoene desaturase family protein, with translation MSTSYDAVVIGAGPNGLVAANHLIDQGWSVVVLEAQAEVGGAVKSSRDVHPDFVHDTFSAFYPLAHASPTIRSFDLEDHGLRWRHSPAVLGHPLPDGSWAMLHRDRTVTADLFEQAHPGDGDAWLELCGQWDRIGDQMVKALLSPFPPVRHGVGALARLRSVGGLDFVKTMLTPASDLGRARFGGVGPRLIIAGNAGHADIPLNAPGSGLMGVLMSMLGQTVGFPAPEGGAGGLAHALARRFESLGGEIVLSAEATRIQVTDRRATAVFAAGERYVARRAVVADVVAPHLYGGLVIDEDLPTRTMKSMRSFELDPGTVKVDWALDGPVPWASRPPHDPGTFHVADSVEQMTEALGQVSARVIPANPFMLAGQMTTTDPSRSPAGTESLWAYTHVPQDTLADGGDEGIRGTWDRDDCERFADRMQARIERLAPGFGSKILSRRVMGPHELEHADANLIGGAINGGTSQLHQELVFRPVPGLGRAETPIRGLYLGSASAHPGGGVHGGPGMNAARAALAHSRVRRATGGLLR
- a CDS encoding SDR family NAD(P)-dependent oxidoreductase — translated: MTTGPRVILVTGASSGCGRATALRAADAGDHLVLVARGAGSLEEVAAECRSRGAASAMVVPTDVGDDVAVAACIEQVQQAHPVLDAVIHCAGVVAYGRTEEVPADVFDGVVRTNLTGSINVARHVLPVLRRQEAGTLVVLGSVIGHIGVPSMSPYVLSKWGVRALARQLQLENRDLRDVHIAYVSPGGVDTPIYQQAAAYDGFLGRPPPPVSSPEKVARVALRQLDHPRARTQVNLSNRVMQLGFSGMPALYDLMVGPLFRLAATDRTSPVAPTEGNVLQSREAGNGLTGSLGNPIAGIARNAVALARSVTGRAA
- a CDS encoding zinc-dependent alcohol dehydrogenase; the encoded protein is MKALTWQGTENVSVEDVPDPRIEQPNDAIIKVTSTAICGSDLHLYKVLGPYLHPGDVLGHETMGIVEEVGPEAGDLQVGDRVVVPFNISCGHCWMCSRGLFAQCETTQNTQYGKGASLFGYTDLYGAVPGGQAEYLRVPQAQFGPIKVPDEVPDERYLYVSDVLPTAWQAFAFADVAEGQTLAVFGLGPIGQMTARIAKDAGVRVIGIDRVPERLELARQWGFDVIDLDAVDDVPSAVLDLTEGRGADGTVDAVGMEAHGNPVAEKAITAAGMLPSAVAKPVIDRLAIDRVAALTAAIKSVRRGGTVSVSGVYGGEIDPMPMMEMFDRGITMRLGQCHVKRWTDDIVKVLQKDADVLGTESLATHRLPLAEAAGAYEMFQKKQDGCIKVVLKP
- a CDS encoding SRPBCC family protein; this translates as MSVNTRIINTSPENVWNVLADGWTYPLWVVGASRVRDVDESWPAVGSLIHHSVGVWPALIDDNSEVLEVDPQRMIRLRARGWPIGEAEVVIELKPSGAHTEVEIREQAVAGPGVLVPEPIKGLTLKWRNTETLRRLAYIAENRPAS
- a CDS encoding NAD(P)H-hydrate dehydratase; amino-acid sequence: MSDDQAVTLTPGRLRSWPLPRPEGDKSSRGTVLVLGGSRSTPGAVLLAGIAALRAGAGKLQLATTESTAAALSIAVPEALVVGLPETERGAVRGQMDEELEGLVRGADVVLIGPGLVDIDETGALLEAVMDVIEPDTRLVVDAYALGALSQRRSLLQGRKVHPVLTPNTGEGARLLDRDLNDDLDEESIEIARTYDCVVSLFGHVADPSGSVWREETADSGLGTSGSGDAAAGVITGLLARGAEPAQAASWGVYVHAAAGQRLSVQHGRTGYLAREIVDGIAPILAELEG
- a CDS encoding histidine phosphatase family protein, with product MGDELWIGVVRHGESTANVAATSAARDGLDLIDVAEREADVPLSDLGRRQAESLARRMHDLPTDERPDLVITSPFLRARQTAEIAMEGLGVPRRVDERLRDRDLGVLDLHTAQGIRASFPAESERRTRHGKFYYRPPGGESWADVALRLRAVLREIEQDHPGGRVLLFAHDVVVTLVRYVLEDLEEPALIEEAAKSPIGNASLSSWTGGRGAWRRETFNDVSHVQDDSAAEPTKEDPADER
- a CDS encoding DUF3618 domain-containing protein; translated protein: MIEQDIESTREDLSRNFDALADRVSPSRVVGRRVDSVKGRITGAKDSVMGVAGSASDASGSAVGSLSDTAGSVSRRAEGNPLAAGLIAFGAGWLVSSLLPASNAEAKLANQAVDTAKEQGQPLVDHAKSVAQEVGDDMKGKAAEAASDVKDTATQSAQHVKDEGQSAAEGVRNDVS
- a CDS encoding phage holin family protein, with translation MTEQTPPTAEDPRSIGDIVGEIASDLSNMVRSELDLAKTEAKAEVAKAGKGAGLLGGAAVAGYFALLFLSLCVMFLLGEGMDLQWAALIVFAVWAIGAAVLAVMGRAQMKTVNPALDRTQETLKEDVQWAKNQK